From a region of the Pleuronectes platessa chromosome 22, fPlePla1.1, whole genome shotgun sequence genome:
- the ascl1a gene encoding achaete-scute homolog 1a yields MDFTAKMEINISQQQLLPPACFFSSATAQSIQLSPCGSSQSSGKSGSKGQKRQRSTSPELLRCKRRLNFAGFGYTLPQQQPHAVARRNERERNRVKLVNNGFATLREHVPNGAANKKMSKVETLRSAVEYIRALQQLLDEHDAVSAAFQSGVLSPGISQGYSTDMNSMAGSPVSSYSSDEGSYDALSPEEQELLDFANWF; encoded by the coding sequence ATGGACTTCACAGCCAAGATGGAAATTAACAtcagccagcagcagctcctgccgCCCgcctgcttcttctcctccgcGACGGCGCAGAGCATCCAGCTGAGCCCGTGCGGCAGCAGCCAGAGCAGCGGGAAGTCTGGCTCCAAGGGGCAGAAGAGGCagcgctccacctccccggAGCTGCTGCGCTGCAAGCGGAGACTGAACTTCGCGGGGTTCGGCTACACCCtcccgcagcagcagccgcacgcGGTGGCGCGGAGGAACGAGCGGGAGCGGAACCGGGTGAAGCTGGTGAACAACGGCTTCGCCACCCTGCGCGAGCACGTCCCCAACGGCGCCGCCAACAAGAAGATGAGCAAAGTGGAGACGCTGCGCTCCGCGGTGGAGTACATCCGcgcgctgcagcagctgctggacgAACACGACGCGGTGAGCGCCGCCTTTCAGTCCGGAGTCCTGTCGCCCGGAATATCGCAGGGATACTCCACCGACATGAACTCCATGGCAGGTTCCCCAGTGTCCTCCTACTCATCTGACGAGGGTTCATACGACGCCCTGAGTCCAGAGGAGCAGGAACTGCTGGACTTCGCCAACTGGTTCTGA
- the itfg2 gene encoding KICSTOR complex protein ITFG2, with protein sequence MRSLNYVQRVSLDFTGTLFPHAICLGDADNDSLNELVVGDTSGKLLVYKNDDPKPWVTRSCVGMLTCVAVGDVCNKGKNLVVAVGAEGWFHLFDLTAAAANKSDSSSQHESLCSDDQRPFFTQHIPANTKVILIRDIDGDGRYELVVGYTDRVVRAFRWEEPSEGSDLGTGQLVLLKKWLLEGQVDSLTVNPGPEGLPELMVSQPGCGYAILLCSWTQQDSSGSGDDASATPGSEGPSRDIVLHLTTGRIHNKNVSTHLIGSISKGSKEESSKCGLFALCTLDGTLKLMDSSEQLLWSVQVDHQLFALQKLDVTGDGREEVVACAWDGQTYIIDHNRSVVRFQFDENVNAFCAGQYTCKEGKNSPCLVYVSFNNKIYIYWKVELERMESTNLLRVLEEKPEFKQHMTALGVDAEDPAAVRALVADILYKDSKT encoded by the exons ATGAGGTCTTTGAACTACGTGCAGAGGGTCAGTCTGGATTTCACCGGGACCCTGTTTCCTCACGCCATCTGTCTGGGGGACGCGGACAACGACTCG ctgaacgaGCTGGTTGTGGGAGACACCAGTGGGAAGCTGCTTGTGTATAAGAACGATGACCCCAAACCCTGGGTCACACGCTCCTGTGTGGGGATG CTGACATGTGTCGCGGTTGGAGACGTCTGCAACAAAGGGAAA aaCCTGGTGGTGGCCGTGGGCGCCGAGGGCTGGTTCCACCTCTTCGACCTGACCGCTGCCGCTGCCAACAAATCCGATTCCTCGAGCCAGCACGAGTCGCTGTGCTCCGACGACCAGCGGCCCTTCTTCACCCAGCACATTCCTGCCAACACCAAAGTCATCCTCATCAGGGATATCG atgggGACGGACGCTATGAGCTGGTGGTGGGCTACACAGACCGGGTGGTGCGAGCTTTCCGCTGGGAGGAGCCATCCGAGGGTTCGGACCTGGGAACGGGTCAGCTGGTTCTGCTGAAGAAATGGCTTCTGGAGGGGCAG GTGGACAGTCTCACTGTGAATCCAGGTCCGGAGGGTTTACCAGAGCTGATGGTGTCTCAGCCCGGCTGCGGCTACGCCATCCTGCTGTGCTCCTGGACACAACAAGACTCCTCCGGCTCTGGAGATGATGCTTCTGCCACCCCTGGGag TGAGGGGCCTTCCAGAGACATAGTTCTACATCTGACCACCGGGCGGATTCACAACAAGAACGTTTCCACTCACCTCATCGGCAGCATCAGCAAAG GTTCTAAAGAGGAATCTTCTAAATGTGGACTCTTCGCTCTCTGTACTTTAGATG GAACCCTGAAGCTGATGGACAGCtcggagcagctgctgtggtCGGTGCAGGTGGATCATCAGCTCTTCGCTCTGCAGAAGCTCGACGTTACT ggtGACGGCAGAGAGGAGGTGGTGGCGTGCGCCTGGGACGGTCAGACCTACATCATCGACCACAATCGCTCGGTCGTCCGGTTCCAGTTCGATGAGAATGTCAACGCCTTCTGTGCCG GTCAGTACACGTGTAAGGAAGGTAAAAACAGCCCCTGCCTCGTATACGTGAGCTTCAACAACAAGATCTACATCTACTGGAAGGTGGAGCTGGAGCGGATGGAGTCCACTAACCTGCTGCGGGTGCTCGAGGAGAAACCGGAGTTTAAACAGCACATGACGGCGCTGGGAGTCG ACGCTGAGGACCCGGCGGCGGTGAGAGCACTGGTGGCCGATATTCTCTATAAGGACTCAAAGACGTAG